The following proteins come from a genomic window of Bacillota bacterium:
- the trpC gene encoding indole-3-glycerol phosphate synthase TrpC — MAGGGFLEVLVSAAREEVSRRRARLPLGVLRDQAGSAQPRRRFRESLRGGSRAWPAIVAEIKRASPSRGPLMNDCRADELASRYEAAGARAISVVTEPRYFRGRPEELAEVGRAVSLPVLRKDFVVDEYQVYETAALGADAVLLIARVLPDARLAEFCALARELGIEVLVEVHEEAELERVLAAGVDLVGINNRDLSTFRTDLGVTERLAPRCPPGVTVVSESGIRQRSDLERLAAIGVRAALVGEALLTSPDPAGTLRWLAAPPEAAGWGAAGGGVEA, encoded by the coding sequence TTGGCTGGGGGCGGATTTCTGGAGGTGCTGGTGTCGGCTGCCCGGGAGGAGGTCTCGCGAAGGCGGGCACGCCTGCCCCTGGGTGTGCTCAGGGACCAGGCTGGCAGTGCACAGCCGCGGCGGCGGTTTCGGGAGTCCCTACGCGGGGGGTCGCGGGCATGGCCGGCCATCGTCGCCGAGATCAAGCGGGCCTCTCCGTCCCGCGGCCCGCTTATGAACGACTGCCGGGCCGATGAGCTTGCCTCCCGGTACGAAGCTGCCGGCGCCCGGGCCATCTCGGTGGTGACCGAGCCCAGGTACTTTCGGGGCCGGCCGGAGGAGCTGGCCGAGGTGGGAAGGGCGGTCAGCCTGCCGGTGTTACGTAAGGACTTCGTGGTGGACGAGTACCAGGTGTATGAGACGGCCGCCCTGGGAGCGGATGCCGTGCTCCTCATCGCGCGGGTGCTGCCGGACGCCAGGTTGGCGGAGTTCTGCGCGCTGGCTCGTGAACTGGGGATCGAGGTGCTTGTGGAGGTACACGAGGAAGCGGAACTGGAACGCGTGCTGGCAGCAGGTGTGGACCTGGTGGGCATCAACAACCGGGACCTTTCCACTTTCCGCACCGACCTGGGAGTGACGGAGCGGCTGGCTCCCCGCTGCCCTCCCGGAGTGACCGTGGTGAGCGAAAGCGGCATCCGGCAGCGGTCGGACCTGGAGCGGCTGGCGGCCATCGGGGTCAGGGCAGCGCTGGTGGGGGAGGCCCTGCTGACCTCACCGGACCCCGCCGGGACTTTGCGCTGGCTGGCGGCGCCGCCGGAGGCCGCCGGCTGGGGAGCAGCGGGTGGCGGGGTCGAGGCGTGA